A section of the Streptomyces xinghaiensis S187 genome encodes:
- a CDS encoding acetyl-CoA carboxylase biotin carboxylase subunit: MRKLLVANRGEIAVRVIRAARELDVRTVAVCSETDTEALHVRMADEHVVIGPAPAARSYLDADAVVAAAVRLRADAVHPGYGFLSERAAFAQQVIDAGMTFVGPSPEAIHLMGDKALARSTAARAGVPTVPGSDGPLTDVDSALETAGHVGYPIAVKAAAGGGGRGIRVVRSPAELREALPLAQAEAKAAFGNGEVYLERFVHNARHIEVQVFGDGERFVHLGERDCSLQRRRQKVVEEACAPNLPAQVRQDMTNAAVSLAAAVSYSGAGTVEFLYDSARQEFFFIEMNTRIQVEHPVTEMVTGRDLVREQLTVAAGAPLSFTQQQVEPRGHALEFRLNAEDPGAGFMPSPGTITVMRMPGGPFVRIDSGCEQGSQVSPFYDSLIAKLIVWGDTREAALARARRALDEIEVRGVATTAPFLRSLVDLPEFAEANYHTTFLESWMAGHASDRDAAGRAA, encoded by the coding sequence ATGCGCAAGCTTCTGGTTGCCAACCGCGGCGAGATCGCCGTACGGGTCATACGCGCGGCCCGCGAACTCGATGTTCGGACCGTCGCGGTCTGCAGCGAGACCGACACCGAGGCCCTGCACGTGCGCATGGCCGACGAGCACGTCGTGATCGGCCCCGCACCCGCGGCCCGCAGCTACCTGGACGCCGACGCCGTGGTGGCCGCCGCCGTCCGCCTGCGGGCCGACGCGGTGCATCCCGGCTACGGGTTCCTCTCCGAGCGCGCCGCGTTCGCCCAGCAGGTCATCGACGCGGGAATGACGTTCGTCGGGCCGTCCCCCGAGGCCATCCACCTGATGGGCGACAAGGCGCTGGCCCGCTCCACCGCCGCCCGCGCGGGAGTACCCACCGTGCCCGGCTCCGACGGACCGCTGACCGACGTGGACAGCGCCCTGGAAACCGCCGGACACGTCGGCTACCCGATCGCGGTGAAGGCGGCGGCCGGCGGCGGAGGCCGCGGTATACGCGTCGTGCGATCACCGGCCGAACTGCGTGAGGCGCTCCCCCTCGCCCAGGCCGAGGCCAAGGCGGCGTTCGGCAACGGCGAGGTCTACCTCGAACGGTTCGTGCACAACGCCCGCCACATCGAAGTGCAGGTCTTCGGCGACGGCGAGCGCTTCGTACACCTGGGAGAGCGCGACTGCTCTCTGCAACGGCGCCGGCAGAAGGTGGTCGAGGAGGCCTGCGCGCCCAACCTCCCCGCACAGGTGCGCCAGGACATGACCAACGCGGCGGTGAGCCTGGCCGCCGCAGTGTCCTACTCCGGCGCCGGGACGGTGGAGTTCCTCTACGACTCCGCGCGGCAGGAGTTCTTCTTCATCGAGATGAACACCCGCATCCAGGTCGAGCACCCCGTCACCGAGATGGTCACCGGCAGGGACCTGGTGCGCGAGCAGCTCACGGTCGCCGCGGGCGCCCCCCTGTCATTCACCCAGCAACAAGTCGAACCACGCGGCCATGCACTGGAGTTCAGGCTCAACGCAGAGGACCCCGGCGCGGGATTCATGCCCAGCCCCGGCACGATCACCGTGATGCGGATGCCCGGAGGGCCATTCGTACGCATCGACTCGGGCTGCGAACAGGGCAGCCAGGTCAGCCCGTTCTACGACTCGCTCATCGCCAAACTCATCGTCTGGGGTGACACCCGTGAGGCCGCTCTGGCGCGCGCCCGCCGGGCGCTGGACGAGATCGAGGTGCGGGGAGTGGCCACCACGGCCCCGTTCCTGCGCTCCCTGGTCGATCTACCGGAGTTCGCCGAGGCGAACTACCACACCACGTTCCTGGAGAGTTGGATGGCAGGCCATGCCTCCGACCGCGACGCCGCAGGGAGGGCCGCATGA
- a CDS encoding acetyl-CoA carboxylase has product MPEHTVRAPMPGVFYRRPAPDKPPFAEIGATVTEDQTIGIIEIMKQFAEVKAGAGGQVTAFAAENETLLGPGDPVATIEMS; this is encoded by the coding sequence ATGCCCGAGCACACCGTGCGAGCACCCATGCCCGGAGTCTTCTACCGGCGCCCCGCACCGGACAAGCCGCCGTTCGCGGAGATCGGCGCGACCGTCACCGAGGACCAGACCATCGGAATCATCGAAATCATGAAGCAGTTCGCGGAGGTCAAAGCCGGAGCCGGAGGACAGGTGACCGCCTTCGCCGCCGAGAACGAGACACTGCTGGGCCCGGGAGATCCCGTGGCGACCATTGAGATGAGCTGA
- the pxpA gene encoding 5-oxoprolinase subunit PxpA, which produces MPVSLNSDMGESFGIHSFGNDDALLPLVDAANIACGFHAGDPVGIHQTVAKAAAAGVAVGAHPGLPDAVGFGRREMKLYPEEVRDLVLYQVAALKGYLDAEGVPLRHIKPHGSLYGMVARDSELMNAVCDVAVQYGVPVYGMAGTAHEHVAAERGVGFVAEFYVDLGYRADGSLVIARRPHATPPSLAADRARLALADGLVETDSGKRLPVRFDSICVHSDTPNAVDVATAVRQVINSA; this is translated from the coding sequence ATGCCCGTCAGCCTCAACTCCGACATGGGCGAGTCCTTCGGTATCCACTCGTTCGGCAACGACGACGCCCTACTGCCACTGGTCGATGCCGCCAACATCGCCTGCGGCTTCCACGCCGGCGACCCCGTCGGCATCCACCAGACCGTGGCCAAGGCCGCCGCCGCCGGGGTGGCCGTCGGTGCGCACCCCGGCCTGCCCGACGCGGTGGGCTTCGGCCGCCGGGAGATGAAGCTGTACCCCGAGGAGGTGCGCGACCTGGTGCTCTACCAGGTCGCGGCGCTCAAGGGATACCTGGACGCCGAGGGAGTGCCACTGCGCCACATCAAGCCGCACGGCTCGCTCTACGGCATGGTGGCCCGCGACAGCGAACTCATGAACGCGGTCTGCGACGTGGCGGTGCAGTACGGCGTCCCGGTCTACGGCATGGCCGGGACCGCGCACGAGCACGTCGCCGCTGAGCGCGGCGTCGGCTTCGTCGCCGAGTTCTACGTCGACCTCGGCTACCGCGCCGACGGCAGCCTCGTCATCGCCCGCCGGCCCCACGCCACCCCACCCTCACTCGCCGCCGACCGCGCCCGGCTCGCGCTCGCCGACGGCCTGGTCGAGACCGACTCCGGCAAGCGCCTTCCCGTCCGGTTCGACAGCATCTGCGTGCACTCCGACACCCCGAACGCCGTTGACGTGGCCACCGCCGTGCGCCAGGTCATCAACTCAGCCTGA
- a CDS encoding SDR family NAD(P)-dependent oxidoreductase, with product MNPIADLSGRTALVTGGASGIGRAIAEALVTAGARVVVLDHDATAAERTARSIGAAGGVAADIANEELVRRAVAETELLLGRIDILVNSAGILTQAPLVEMSLRQWQQTIDVDLTGVFLMCRYVVPDMVSRGHGRVINIASQLAIKGGTSLTHYSAAKAGVLGLTKALALEVARDGVLVNAIAPGPIETPLIDGISEEWKQAKRAELPLGRFGRPEEIAPTAVLLAGSPSGDLFVGQTLGPNSGDVMP from the coding sequence ATGAACCCGATCGCGGACCTGAGCGGCCGGACGGCTCTGGTCACCGGTGGCGCCAGCGGCATCGGACGGGCGATCGCCGAGGCGCTCGTCACCGCCGGGGCGCGCGTGGTCGTGCTCGACCACGACGCCACCGCGGCCGAACGGACCGCGCGGTCCATCGGCGCGGCCGGAGGCGTGGCCGCAGACATCGCGAACGAAGAACTCGTCCGGCGGGCCGTCGCCGAGACGGAGCTCCTGCTGGGCCGGATCGACATCCTGGTCAACTCCGCAGGCATTCTCACCCAGGCCCCGCTGGTGGAGATGTCGCTGCGGCAGTGGCAGCAAACCATCGACGTGGACCTGACCGGAGTGTTCCTCATGTGCCGGTACGTGGTCCCGGACATGGTGTCCCGCGGGCACGGCCGGGTCATCAACATCGCCTCACAGCTGGCCATCAAGGGAGGAACGTCGCTGACGCACTACAGCGCCGCCAAAGCCGGCGTCCTGGGTCTGACGAAGGCCCTGGCTCTGGAGGTGGCCCGCGACGGGGTGCTGGTCAACGCCATCGCCCCCGGCCCCATCGAGACGCCTTTGATCGACGGAATCTCCGAGGAGTGGAAGCAGGCCAAGCGCGCGGAACTGCCCCTCGGACGGTTCGGCAGGCCCGAGGAGATCGCCCCGACCGCAGTGCTGCTGGCCGGCTCCCCGAGCGGTGACCTGTTCGTCGGCCAGACGCTGGGGCCCAACTCCGGCGACGTCATGCCGTAG
- a CDS encoding SDR family NAD(P)-dependent oxidoreductase, translating into MAAHTQPDGAGPAVAVVTGAASGIGRAVAVGYAQEGVHVVIGTFPGDPHDPRETLRLVEAAGGRGLIVEVDVRDSGQVDELARSAYAAFGRIDYVVANAGVLRRAPLAELTDEAWDDMLSVDLTGVLRTFRSCAPHMAEGSAMVAVSSIAGGVYGWEDHAHYAAAKAGVLGLCRSLAVELAPRGVRVNAVIPGLIETPQSSDPVNSLGPEGLARAGGDIPFGRVGRPEEVADVIRFLNSPQARYVTGQQLVVDGGLTVRMRA; encoded by the coding sequence ATGGCAGCACACACTCAGCCCGATGGCGCCGGGCCCGCCGTCGCGGTCGTCACCGGAGCGGCCAGCGGGATAGGCCGGGCCGTCGCGGTCGGCTACGCACAGGAGGGCGTGCACGTGGTGATCGGCACGTTCCCCGGTGACCCGCACGACCCCCGCGAGACGCTCCGACTGGTGGAGGCCGCAGGAGGCAGGGGACTGATCGTCGAGGTCGACGTCCGCGACAGCGGCCAGGTCGACGAACTGGCGCGCAGCGCGTACGCGGCGTTCGGACGGATCGACTATGTGGTGGCCAACGCCGGCGTGCTCCGACGGGCTCCACTGGCCGAACTCACTGACGAGGCCTGGGACGACATGCTCTCCGTCGACCTGACCGGGGTACTGCGCACCTTCCGGTCGTGCGCGCCTCACATGGCGGAGGGCTCCGCGATGGTCGCCGTCTCGTCGATCGCCGGCGGTGTCTACGGCTGGGAGGACCACGCGCACTACGCCGCCGCCAAAGCCGGGGTGCTCGGACTGTGCCGCAGTCTGGCCGTGGAGCTGGCACCCCGCGGCGTTCGCGTCAACGCCGTCATCCCCGGCCTCATCGAGACCCCCCAGTCCTCCGACCCGGTGAACTCGCTGGGCCCGGAGGGACTCGCCCGCGCGGGCGGCGACATCCCCTTCGGCAGAGTCGGGCGGCCCGAGGAGGTCGCCGACGTCATCCGTTTCCTCAACTCGCCGCAGGCCCGGTACGTCACCGGCCAGCAACTCGTCGTCGACGGCGGCCTGACCGTGAGGATGCGCGCATGA
- a CDS encoding MFS transporter, which produces MTSETTLPEGGAPETPATEPQRRQFPAFTRKQTNTAIVLALLAWTVAVFDYGLFGTLLPVMQEDFGWSASTAYLVNTLIAIGTAIIAFGVGPVIDRLGRRRGMMVTIGGTAVASVLTAVIPAKMGALSTSAMVGVRSLGGLGFSEQSVNATYLNEVFSITEDERKRERRGFWYGIVQGGWPLGFLLSSALALVLLDTLGWRAMYLVASLPAVALIIVIGKKLRETPQFELHQRLRGLKAEGKSREAEALAAEYGVEHTNSAPIARIFQPELRRNTIVLSLAWIVNFFGINIFSVLGSSILANAKGVQLSTAFWMLIVINLGAYFGYIFHGWLGDRIGRKHTIVIGWMMSGVAFAVMLSPLVTSTALIVTTYALGLFFLVGPYAAIMFYMGECYPTDCRGTGTVIIGAMSQPGTIIGGFLFTGAAAAWGTGSAALWVGAVGTFLSGALMLLAKPVARLEN; this is translated from the coding sequence GTGACCAGCGAAACGACCCTGCCGGAGGGCGGCGCGCCCGAGACGCCGGCAACGGAACCCCAGCGGCGGCAGTTCCCGGCGTTCACACGGAAGCAGACCAACACCGCCATAGTCCTGGCACTGCTCGCCTGGACCGTCGCGGTCTTCGACTACGGCCTCTTCGGCACCCTGCTTCCCGTCATGCAGGAGGACTTCGGCTGGAGTGCCTCGACCGCCTACCTGGTCAACACACTCATCGCCATCGGCACTGCGATCATCGCCTTCGGAGTCGGGCCGGTCATCGACCGCCTTGGACGTCGCCGCGGCATGATGGTCACCATCGGAGGCACCGCCGTCGCCTCCGTCCTGACGGCCGTCATCCCCGCGAAAATGGGCGCGCTGAGCACGAGCGCCATGGTCGGCGTGCGGTCGCTTGGCGGCCTCGGCTTCTCCGAGCAGTCGGTGAACGCCACCTACCTCAACGAAGTGTTCTCGATCACCGAGGACGAGAGGAAGCGCGAACGCCGCGGATTCTGGTACGGCATCGTCCAGGGCGGCTGGCCGCTCGGCTTCCTGCTCTCCAGTGCCCTCGCGCTCGTCCTGCTCGACACACTGGGCTGGCGCGCGATGTACCTGGTCGCGAGCCTCCCAGCCGTCGCGCTGATCATCGTGATCGGCAAGAAGCTGCGCGAGACCCCGCAGTTCGAGCTGCACCAGCGTCTGCGCGGGCTCAAGGCCGAGGGGAAGTCCCGCGAGGCCGAGGCACTGGCCGCCGAGTACGGCGTGGAGCACACCAACAGCGCCCCGATCGCGCGGATCTTCCAGCCCGAGCTGCGCAGGAACACCATCGTGCTCTCGCTGGCGTGGATCGTGAACTTCTTCGGCATCAACATCTTCAGCGTGCTGGGCAGTTCCATCCTGGCCAACGCCAAGGGCGTACAGCTCAGCACCGCGTTCTGGATGCTCATCGTCATCAACCTGGGCGCGTACTTCGGCTACATCTTCCACGGCTGGCTCGGCGACCGCATCGGGCGCAAGCACACCATCGTCATCGGATGGATGATGTCCGGCGTGGCCTTCGCCGTCATGCTTTCCCCGCTGGTCACCAGCACCGCACTCATCGTGACCACCTACGCGCTGGGACTGTTCTTCCTGGTGGGCCCCTACGCGGCGATCATGTTCTACATGGGGGAGTGCTACCCCACGGACTGCCGCGGTACCGGCACGGTGATCATCGGCGCCATGAGCCAGCCCGGCACGATCATCGGCGGGTTCCTGTTCACCGGAGCGGCGGCAGCTTGGGGCACCGGCTCCGCAGCGCTCTGGGTGGGTGCGGTCGGCACCTTCCTCTCCGGCGCGCTGATGCTGCTGGCCAAGCCGGTCGCCCGGCTCGAGAACTGA
- a CDS encoding polysaccharide deacetylase family protein: protein MPKEILCAFGVDVDAVAGWLGSYGGEDSPDDISRGMFAGEVGTPRLLNLFTKYDLQTTWFVPGHSIETFPDQFRQVVDAGHEVGVHGYSHENPIAMTRAQEAAVLDRSIDLIEKVTNRRPTGYVAPWWEFSPVTNELLLERGIKYDHSLMHNDFTPYRVRVGDRWTKIDYSARAEDWMKPLVRGKETELIEIPANWYLDDLPPMMFIKASPNSHGFVNPRDIEQMWRDQFDWVHREMDYAAVTFTIHPDVSGRPQVLLMLERLIEHINSHDGVRWVTFDQIADDYAARHPWKGQAK from the coding sequence TTGCCTAAGGAAATCCTGTGCGCGTTCGGCGTCGATGTCGACGCTGTCGCCGGCTGGCTGGGGTCATACGGGGGCGAGGACTCCCCGGACGACATCTCCCGGGGCATGTTCGCCGGCGAGGTCGGCACGCCGCGCCTGCTGAACCTCTTCACCAAGTACGACCTGCAGACGACCTGGTTCGTACCGGGCCACTCCATCGAGACCTTCCCGGACCAGTTCCGTCAGGTCGTTGACGCCGGACACGAAGTGGGCGTGCACGGTTACAGCCACGAGAACCCGATCGCGATGACCCGCGCCCAGGAGGCCGCGGTCCTCGACCGGAGCATCGATCTCATCGAGAAGGTCACGAACCGGCGCCCCACCGGTTATGTCGCACCGTGGTGGGAGTTCTCGCCAGTGACCAACGAGTTGCTGCTCGAACGGGGCATCAAGTACGACCACTCGCTGATGCACAACGACTTCACGCCCTACCGTGTGCGCGTCGGCGACAGGTGGACCAAGATCGACTACTCCGCCCGGGCCGAGGACTGGATGAAGCCGCTGGTCCGCGGCAAGGAGACCGAGCTCATCGAGATCCCGGCGAACTGGTACCTCGACGACCTGCCTCCGATGATGTTCATCAAGGCCAGCCCGAACAGCCACGGCTTCGTGAACCCGCGCGACATCGAGCAAATGTGGCGGGACCAGTTCGACTGGGTCCACCGGGAGATGGATTACGCGGCCGTCACCTTCACCATCCACCCGGACGTCTCCGGACGCCCCCAGGTGCTGCTCATGCTTGAGCGGCTCATCGAGCACATCAACAGCCACGACGGCGTCCGATGGGTCACCTTCGACCAGATCGCTGATGACTACGCCGCCCGGCACCCATGGAAGGGACAGGCCAAGTGA
- a CDS encoding asparaginase, producing the protein MRIVMVLATGGTIATRSDTTGRAVARAGGAELVERLAVADDIRVKVHDVFRVGSYLMTLERMRELAARAQRHLLADDVTGLVITHGTDTMEETALFLDLFRDEERPVILTGAQRPADAPDSDGPRNLSDAIAVAADPASRGLGALIVFDGSVFTAEGTRKSHTLASSTFASPDGGVLGWVRGGAVHIAGARRRRPRLDLSAVDLSRARVDIAACYPGADATALYAFAAAGARGIVLEATGAGNANTAICEAVAELTASGVVVATSTRVTAGPVAAVYGDGGGADLIAAGAVPTGLLRPSQARVVLAALLGVHTDPRAAREALAAHTLG; encoded by the coding sequence GTGCGTATCGTCATGGTGCTCGCTACGGGCGGGACGATCGCCACCCGGAGCGACACCACAGGCAGAGCCGTCGCCCGCGCCGGCGGCGCCGAGCTGGTGGAACGGCTGGCCGTGGCCGATGACATCCGCGTCAAGGTTCACGACGTGTTCCGGGTCGGCAGCTATCTGATGACCCTGGAACGGATGCGGGAGCTTGCCGCCCGGGCGCAGCGTCACCTGCTGGCGGACGACGTCACCGGACTGGTGATCACACACGGCACCGACACCATGGAGGAGACGGCCCTCTTCCTGGACCTCTTCCGGGACGAAGAGCGTCCTGTCATCCTCACGGGCGCACAGCGGCCCGCGGACGCACCGGACAGCGACGGTCCGCGCAACCTCTCCGACGCCATCGCGGTGGCCGCGGACCCGGCGAGCCGGGGACTGGGAGCACTGATCGTCTTCGACGGTTCGGTGTTCACGGCGGAGGGCACCCGCAAGAGCCACACGCTCGCTTCGAGCACCTTCGCCTCCCCCGACGGCGGGGTTCTCGGCTGGGTCCGCGGCGGTGCCGTCCACATCGCCGGAGCCCGCCGTCGGCGTCCGCGACTGGACCTGTCGGCCGTGGACCTCTCCCGTGCACGTGTGGACATCGCCGCTTGCTATCCCGGCGCGGACGCGACGGCCCTATATGCCTTCGCCGCAGCCGGCGCGCGCGGCATCGTGCTGGAGGCCACCGGCGCAGGCAACGCCAATACCGCGATCTGCGAGGCGGTGGCCGAGCTGACCGCCTCCGGCGTCGTGGTGGCCACATCCACCCGGGTCACGGCCGGACCTGTCGCCGCAGTCTACGGCGACGGCGGCGGTGCCGACCTCATAGCCGCCGGCGCCGTTCCCACCGGGCTGCTGCGCCCGTCACAGGCCCGGGTGGTCCTGGCAGCGCTGCTCGGAGTGCACACCGACCCGCGCGCCGCGCGAGAAGCGCTGGCCGCCCACACCCTCGGCTGA
- a CDS encoding LacI family DNA-binding transcriptional regulator, whose protein sequence is MTEGPAGEPLPHMDAAGRATLRTVAELAGVHVSTASRVLNGTVGTGMRTAGQETSERIRRIAEQVGYTPNPHASSLRTQRSNLVGVLVPRLVDIVLATVYEGIEQECAASGFSAFVANTGDDPVARRQRTEMVLARHVDGIIFGDAHLDGRFLDKVVERGVPFVLVSRRADSHPSVTCDDYRGGQLAAEHLLQLGHRKVAVIAGEPYASTGVDRTAGFRDTFTAAGIKVPASRIVHSRFDTGGGREAMERLLAGRTRPTAVFAVNDFAAIGAMGASRDAGLQVGTDIAVIGFNDVPLAGSLPVGLSTIRSPMHDMGVHAVRLLMKRLAGEVVDSERLSPTLVARASTLGGGSSG, encoded by the coding sequence ATGACCGAGGGTCCTGCGGGGGAACCGCTGCCACACATGGACGCCGCGGGCCGGGCCACGCTGCGCACCGTCGCGGAGCTCGCCGGGGTCCACGTCTCGACGGCCTCGCGAGTGCTGAACGGCACGGTCGGCACCGGCATGCGCACAGCCGGCCAGGAGACCTCCGAACGGATCCGCCGAATAGCCGAGCAGGTCGGTTACACGCCCAACCCCCACGCGTCGAGCCTCCGCACCCAGCGCAGCAACCTGGTCGGGGTGCTCGTCCCGCGACTGGTCGACATCGTGCTCGCCACCGTCTACGAGGGCATCGAGCAGGAGTGCGCGGCGTCCGGGTTTTCCGCCTTCGTGGCCAACACCGGTGACGATCCGGTGGCGCGGCGCCAGCGAACTGAGATGGTGCTCGCCCGCCACGTCGACGGCATCATCTTCGGTGATGCCCACCTGGACGGGCGCTTCCTCGACAAGGTGGTCGAACGGGGGGTCCCGTTCGTCCTCGTCTCGCGACGCGCCGACTCCCACCCTTCGGTGACCTGTGACGACTACCGGGGCGGTCAGTTGGCGGCCGAACACCTCCTGCAACTGGGCCACCGCAAGGTCGCGGTCATCGCCGGCGAGCCTTACGCCAGCACCGGCGTCGACCGCACCGCCGGATTCCGGGACACCTTCACCGCGGCGGGCATCAAGGTGCCTGCCTCCAGAATCGTGCACTCCCGCTTCGACACAGGCGGCGGCCGGGAGGCCATGGAGCGGCTCCTCGCGGGGCGGACCAGGCCGACCGCGGTGTTCGCCGTCAACGACTTCGCCGCGATCGGAGCCATGGGCGCGTCACGCGACGCGGGGCTGCAGGTCGGAACCGACATCGCGGTCATCGGGTTCAACGACGTACCGCTCGCGGGATCGCTGCCGGTGGGGCTGTCGACCATCCGCTCCCCCATGCACGACATGGGAGTGCACGCGGTCCGGCTGCTCATGAAGCGGTTGGCGGGCGAAGTAGTCGACTCCGAGCGGCTTTCCCCCACCCTGGTGGCCCGGGCCTCGACCCTGGGCGGTGGGAGTTCTGGCTGA
- a CDS encoding S1 family peptidase — translation MKVSSLRTWSRVTWPALAALAAAFSLTGPASADAPASADPKLGNQQKTAAAQLAKDYGVSSQEAQRRIQRQDRLADLATDVRKALGSRFGGAWIDHDNGGRLTVAVTQKATASKVRATAAKAGASETRTIVVRHSQRELTQMSDALARQIAKANKGAANGLQAAVVTQDNALRLDLPKGKKLTAKQHKVVEWAKQKFGSSLRVDTYEHASKPVYCGGQYSCDPPLRSGVAIYGSNIRCTSAFSVYDSYAYYMLTAGHCAEGSSYWQIPTYSYGYQRVGGVVDYTFGYYGDSAIVRVDNASFWQPRGWVYPSTSIRNWSYDYVGQYVCKQGSTTGYTCGRITQTNATVYYPNRTLTGMTWSTACVAAGDSGSGVYYGSTAYGILSGGPSSGCGMIHEPVSRALSQMGVTLLSG, via the coding sequence ATGAAAGTCAGTTCGTTACGGACCTGGTCCCGGGTCACCTGGCCGGCTCTTGCCGCGCTTGCCGCGGCGTTCAGCCTCACGGGGCCGGCGTCAGCCGACGCCCCCGCGTCAGCCGATCCGAAACTCGGCAACCAGCAGAAGACAGCAGCCGCTCAACTGGCCAAGGACTACGGGGTCTCAAGCCAGGAGGCGCAGCGCCGGATACAGCGCCAGGACCGCTTGGCGGACCTGGCGACCGACGTGCGCAAGGCCCTGGGGTCGCGATTCGGCGGTGCGTGGATCGACCACGACAATGGCGGTCGCCTCACTGTCGCCGTCACGCAGAAGGCCACTGCATCCAAGGTCCGCGCAACCGCTGCCAAGGCCGGGGCAAGTGAGACGAGAACGATCGTCGTCAGGCACAGCCAGCGTGAACTCACGCAGATGTCCGACGCGCTCGCCCGTCAGATCGCCAAGGCGAACAAGGGCGCCGCGAACGGGCTGCAAGCCGCAGTCGTCACACAGGACAACGCACTGCGTCTCGACCTGCCGAAAGGCAAGAAGCTGACGGCCAAGCAGCACAAGGTCGTGGAGTGGGCCAAACAGAAGTTCGGCAGCTCCCTGCGCGTGGACACCTACGAACACGCCTCCAAGCCCGTGTACTGCGGCGGCCAGTACTCCTGCGACCCCCCGCTGCGCTCGGGAGTGGCCATCTACGGCAGCAACATCCGCTGCACCAGCGCCTTCTCGGTCTACGACAGCTACGCCTACTACATGCTGACCGCGGGGCACTGCGCCGAGGGCAGCTCGTACTGGCAGATCCCGACCTACAGTTACGGCTACCAGCGTGTCGGTGGTGTCGTCGACTACACCTTCGGCTACTACGGTGATTCGGCCATCGTGCGTGTGGACAACGCAAGCTTCTGGCAGCCGCGTGGATGGGTTTACCCCTCGACGTCGATCCGCAACTGGAGCTACGACTACGTTGGCCAGTACGTGTGCAAGCAGGGGTCGACGACCGGCTACACCTGTGGGCGGATCACGCAGACCAATGCCACCGTCTATTACCCGAACCGCACGCTCACGGGAATGACGTGGAGCACGGCATGTGTGGCTGCCGGAGACAGCGGAAGTGGGGTCTACTACGGCTCCACCGCCTACGGAATTCTCAGCGGCGGCCCCTCCAGCGGCTGCGGCATGATCCATGAGCCGGTCAGCCGGGCACTCTCGCAGATGGGAGTCACCCTGCTCTCCGGCTGA
- a CDS encoding ATP-binding protein encodes MPHSSEAPGLARWQVRSALEKADADSEFLDNALLVVSELVTNAVRHALPPVTLRLSWVRNRRQVPAIRIEVTDAGPELRSRREDARPRPEESGRGKELIAALSVRQGSQAVAEGMVWWAEVEAPRGDGTQ; translated from the coding sequence TTGCCTCACTCGTCTGAAGCCCCTGGTCTGGCGCGATGGCAGGTACGATCCGCCCTGGAGAAGGCTGATGCCGACTCCGAATTCCTGGACAATGCGCTTCTGGTCGTCTCGGAACTTGTCACCAACGCCGTCCGGCATGCCCTCCCACCCGTCACGCTGCGCTTGTCCTGGGTCCGGAATCGCCGACAGGTACCCGCGATCCGTATCGAAGTCACCGATGCCGGCCCTGAGTTGAGAAGCCGCAGGGAAGATGCACGTCCCCGTCCGGAAGAGAGCGGGCGCGGCAAGGAGCTCATCGCCGCCTTGTCCGTCAGGCAGGGAAGTCAGGCAGTGGCCGAGGGCATGGTCTGGTGGGCGGAGGTGGAAGCCCCCAGGGGCGACGGGACTCAGTGA